The following coding sequences are from one Streptomyces sp. V3I7 window:
- a CDS encoding form I ribulose bisphosphate carboxylase large subunit, with protein MAERWGAGVIPYAEMGYWQPDYEPKPTDVLAAFRITPQPGVPPEEAGAAVAGESSTATWTVVWTDRLTAYDHYQAKCYRVDPVPGAEGEYIAYIAYDLDLFEEGSIANLTSSIIGNVFGFKPLKALRLEDMRIPPHYAKTFQGPAHGIVMEREHLGKYGRPLLGATTKPKLGLSARNYGRVVYEALRGGLDFTKDDENINSQPFMRWRDRFLFCMEAVNKAQAQTGETKGHYLNITAATMEDMYERAEFAKELGSVIVMIDLTIGYTAIQSMAKWARRNGVILHLHRAGHSTYTRQKTHGVSFRVISKWMRLAGVDHIHAGTVVGKLEGDPNSVRGFYDTLRLDKVEADPVKGLYFDQDWASLPGVMPVASGGIHAGQMHQLLDYLGEDVILQFGGGTIGHPMGIAAGASANRVALEAMIKARNEGRDFLAEGPDILRAAAKHHRPLDVALSTWGDVTFTYASTDTPDVVPTPTTA; from the coding sequence ATGGCCGAGCGCTGGGGCGCAGGAGTCATTCCCTACGCCGAAATGGGGTACTGGCAGCCGGACTACGAGCCGAAGCCGACGGACGTCCTCGCCGCGTTCCGCATCACGCCGCAGCCGGGCGTGCCGCCGGAGGAGGCCGGCGCCGCGGTGGCGGGCGAGTCCTCGACGGCCACCTGGACGGTGGTCTGGACGGACCGGCTCACGGCGTACGACCACTACCAGGCCAAGTGCTACCGGGTGGATCCGGTGCCGGGCGCCGAGGGCGAGTACATCGCCTACATCGCGTACGACCTCGACCTGTTCGAGGAGGGCTCGATCGCGAACCTCACCTCGTCCATCATCGGCAACGTCTTCGGCTTCAAGCCCCTCAAGGCGCTGCGCCTGGAGGACATGCGCATCCCGCCGCACTACGCCAAGACCTTCCAGGGCCCCGCGCACGGCATCGTGATGGAGCGCGAGCACCTCGGCAAGTACGGCCGTCCGCTGCTGGGCGCCACGACGAAGCCGAAGCTCGGTCTGTCCGCCCGCAACTACGGCCGGGTGGTGTACGAGGCGCTGCGCGGCGGGCTGGACTTCACCAAGGACGACGAGAACATCAACTCGCAGCCGTTCATGCGCTGGCGGGACCGGTTCCTGTTCTGCATGGAGGCGGTCAACAAGGCGCAGGCGCAGACCGGTGAGACCAAGGGCCACTACCTCAACATCACCGCGGCGACGATGGAGGACATGTACGAGCGGGCCGAGTTCGCCAAGGAGCTCGGCAGCGTCATCGTGATGATCGACCTGACGATCGGCTACACGGCGATCCAGTCGATGGCCAAGTGGGCCCGCAGGAACGGGGTGATCCTGCATCTGCACCGCGCCGGCCACTCCACCTACACCCGGCAGAAGACGCACGGCGTCAGCTTCCGTGTGATCTCCAAGTGGATGCGCCTGGCGGGCGTCGACCACATCCACGCGGGCACGGTCGTCGGCAAGCTGGAGGGCGACCCCAACTCCGTGCGCGGCTTCTACGACACGCTGCGGCTGGACAAGGTGGAGGCGGACCCGGTCAAGGGCCTGTACTTCGACCAGGACTGGGCCTCGCTGCCCGGGGTCATGCCGGTCGCCTCCGGTGGCATCCACGCCGGTCAGATGCACCAACTCCTGGACTACCTGGGCGAGGACGTGATCCTCCAGTTCGGCGGGGGCACGATCGGCCACCCCATGGGCATCGCCGCCGGCGCAAGCGCCAACCGGGTCGCGCTCGAAGCGATGATCAAGGCGCGCAACGAGGGCCGGGACTTCCTCGCCGAGGGCCCGGACATCCTGCGCGCGGCCGCCAAGCACCACCGTCCCCTGGACGTCGCGCTGTCCACCTGGGGCGACGTCACCTTCACCTATGCGTCCACGGACACACCGGACGTCGTCCCCACCCCGACCACGGCCTGA
- a CDS encoding ribulose bisphosphate carboxylase small subunit, with protein sequence MRITQGTFSYLPDLTDEEIQRQIQYALDNDWPLSVEFTDDPHPRNTYWEMWGLPMFDLRDAAGVMFEVDECRRAYPQHYVRVNAYDARLGRQTTALSFIVNRPDDEPGFRLQRTEVSDRRIQYTTQAYATDRPSGERYAPGRPR encoded by the coding sequence ATGCGCATCACCCAGGGCACCTTCTCCTACCTGCCCGACCTGACCGACGAGGAGATCCAGCGGCAGATCCAGTACGCGCTGGACAACGACTGGCCACTGTCGGTGGAGTTCACCGACGACCCGCACCCCCGCAACACCTACTGGGAGATGTGGGGCCTGCCGATGTTCGACCTGCGCGACGCCGCGGGCGTGATGTTCGAGGTCGACGAGTGCCGCCGGGCGTACCCCCAGCACTACGTCCGCGTCAACGCCTACGACGCGCGCCTCGGCCGGCAGACCACCGCGCTGTCGTTCATCGTCAACCGCCCCGACGACGAGCCCGGTTTCCGGCTCCAGCGGACCGAGGTGAGCGACCGCCGCATCCAGTACACGACGCAGGCGTACGCCACCGACCGCCCCTCCGGCGAGCGTTACGCGCCGGGCCGCCCCCGATGA
- a CDS encoding LysR family transcriptional regulator, with protein sequence MLLRQLEYLSALSREGHFGRAAEACHVSQPALSSGIRKLEAELGVRIVQRGQRFEGFTPEGKQVLQWAHRMLAEQDALRHSLSSMRGGLSGVLRIGAVPTGLTIASMLTTPLHARHPMMQFSLESMSSREIVARLNEFDIDVGMTYVDGEPLGKVRVVPLYRERYLFLTPREGAFGEQDSVSWAEAASAPLCLLTPVMQNRRILDGYFAEAGATAGPVVETDTVSAIYAHIASMRLSSVIPHAWLHSYGVPEGTRLLALPRPKRAVHVGLVLADRAPESLLARALVDISRQIDMRGELDRVMRRHVDGLRPLGEEEGEGVIPRARADAEQRAS encoded by the coding sequence ATGCTGTTGCGCCAGTTGGAGTACCTCAGTGCTTTGTCGCGCGAGGGCCACTTCGGGCGCGCGGCCGAGGCGTGCCATGTGTCCCAGCCCGCGCTGTCGTCCGGCATCCGCAAGCTGGAGGCGGAGCTCGGTGTGCGGATCGTCCAACGGGGCCAGCGGTTCGAGGGGTTCACCCCCGAGGGCAAGCAGGTGCTCCAGTGGGCGCACCGGATGCTCGCGGAGCAGGACGCCCTGCGTCACTCGCTGTCGAGCATGCGCGGCGGGCTGTCCGGGGTGCTGCGCATCGGCGCGGTCCCCACGGGGCTGACCATCGCCTCGATGCTGACCACACCGCTGCACGCGCGGCACCCGATGATGCAGTTCTCGCTGGAGTCGATGTCGTCGCGCGAGATCGTGGCCCGGCTCAACGAGTTCGACATCGACGTCGGCATGACCTACGTCGACGGCGAACCCCTGGGCAAGGTGCGGGTGGTCCCGCTGTACCGGGAGCGGTACCTGTTCCTGACGCCGCGGGAAGGGGCGTTCGGCGAGCAGGACTCGGTGAGTTGGGCGGAGGCCGCCTCGGCGCCGCTGTGCCTGCTCACCCCGGTGATGCAGAACCGCCGTATCCTCGACGGGTACTTCGCCGAGGCCGGCGCGACGGCCGGGCCCGTCGTCGAGACCGACACCGTCTCGGCGATCTACGCGCACATCGCCTCGATGCGGCTGTCCAGCGTCATCCCGCATGCCTGGCTGCACAGTTACGGCGTACCGGAGGGCACCCGGCTGCTGGCGCTTCCCCGGCCGAAGCGGGCCGTCCACGTCGGACTGGTCCTCGCCGACCGCGCCCCGGAGTCGCTGCTGGCCCGCGCCCTGGTGGACATCTCGCGCCAGATCGACATGCGGGGCGAACTCGACCGCGTGATGCGACGTCACGTAGACGGCCTGCGCCCGCTGGGCGAGGAGGAAGGGGAGGGAGTCATTCCGAGAGCCCGAGCGGATGCGGAGCAACGGGCTTCATAA
- a CDS encoding ABC transporter ATP-binding protein: METTAWMQLHSVMTAQEERRPFARATLRRIGAFARPHRRRIVQFVLLGVVTALLAVATPVLAGRVVDAIVSHGDAGRVVRLALLIALIAVAEAGLGILARRLSATLGEALILDLRTAVFDHVQRMPVAFFTRTRTGALVSRLNNDVIGAQRAFSNTLSGVVSNFVTLILTLAVMLTLSWQITLLALVLLPVFVLPARRMGSRMARMQREAAALNAAMGTRMTERFSAPGATLIKLFGRPDEESTEFTARAARVRDIGVRTATAQSAFITALTLVSSLALALVYGLGGWFALRGTLEAGAVVSLALLLTRLYAPLTALAGARVEVMSALVSFERVFEVLDLDPLIKEKPVAREVPEGPVAVEFADVRFGYPAADKVSLASLEEVATLDTRGGDEVLHGISFRAEPGQTVALVGSSGAGKSTIAQLLPRLYDVDEGAVRIGGTDVRDLSAASLRATLGMVTQDGHLFHDTVRANLLLARPGASDDELWDVLTRARLEEVVRALPDGLDTVVGERGYRLSGGERQRMTIARLLLARQRVVILDEATAHLDNTSEAAVQEALTEALEGRTAVVIAHRLSTVRAADVILVVEGGRIVERGTHEELLVADGRYAELHRTQFAKQDAEVAAS; this comes from the coding sequence ATGGAAACCACCGCCTGGATGCAGCTGCACAGCGTGATGACCGCGCAGGAGGAGCGGCGCCCCTTCGCCCGCGCCACCCTGCGCCGCATCGGCGCCTTCGCCCGTCCGCACCGCCGCCGCATCGTGCAGTTCGTGCTGCTCGGGGTGGTGACCGCGCTGCTCGCCGTGGCGACGCCGGTCCTCGCCGGGCGCGTCGTGGACGCGATCGTGTCGCACGGCGACGCGGGCCGGGTCGTCCGGCTCGCCCTGCTGATCGCCCTCATCGCGGTCGCGGAGGCGGGGCTCGGCATCCTCGCGAGACGCCTCTCGGCGACGCTCGGCGAGGCGCTCATCCTCGACCTGAGGACCGCCGTCTTCGACCACGTGCAGCGCATGCCGGTCGCCTTCTTCACCCGCACCCGCACCGGGGCCCTCGTCAGCCGCCTGAACAACGACGTCATCGGCGCACAGCGCGCCTTCAGCAACACGCTCTCCGGGGTCGTCAGCAACTTCGTCACCCTGATCCTCACCCTCGCCGTGATGCTCACCCTGTCCTGGCAGATCACCCTGCTCGCGCTGGTGCTGCTCCCGGTGTTCGTGCTGCCCGCGCGGCGCATGGGCAGCCGGATGGCGCGTATGCAGCGCGAGGCGGCCGCGCTCAACGCGGCGATGGGCACCCGTATGACCGAGCGCTTCTCGGCGCCCGGCGCCACCCTGATCAAGCTGTTCGGCCGTCCGGACGAGGAGTCGACCGAGTTCACCGCGCGCGCCGCCCGGGTGCGCGACATCGGCGTCCGCACCGCGACCGCCCAGTCGGCGTTCATCACCGCGCTGACCCTCGTGTCCTCCCTCGCCCTCGCCCTGGTCTACGGCCTCGGCGGCTGGTTCGCGCTGCGCGGCACCCTCGAAGCGGGCGCCGTCGTCTCCCTGGCCCTGCTGCTGACCCGCCTGTACGCCCCGCTCACGGCGCTCGCCGGAGCCCGCGTCGAGGTCATGAGCGCCCTGGTCAGCTTCGAGCGGGTCTTCGAGGTGCTCGACCTCGACCCGCTGATCAAGGAGAAGCCCGTGGCGCGCGAGGTGCCCGAGGGTCCGGTCGCCGTCGAGTTCGCGGACGTCCGCTTCGGCTACCCCGCCGCCGACAAGGTCTCCCTCGCCTCCCTGGAGGAGGTCGCCACCCTCGACACCCGCGGCGGCGACGAGGTCCTGCACGGCATCTCCTTCCGCGCCGAACCGGGCCAGACCGTGGCCCTCGTCGGCTCCTCCGGCGCCGGCAAGTCGACCATCGCGCAACTGCTGCCGCGGCTGTACGACGTCGACGAGGGCGCCGTACGCATCGGCGGCACCGACGTCCGCGACCTCAGCGCCGCCTCCCTGCGCGCCACCCTCGGCATGGTCACCCAGGACGGCCACCTGTTCCACGACACCGTCCGCGCCAACCTGCTGCTCGCCCGGCCCGGGGCGAGCGACGACGAGCTGTGGGACGTCCTGACCCGCGCCCGCCTGGAGGAGGTCGTACGCGCCCTGCCCGACGGGCTGGACACGGTGGTCGGCGAACGCGGCTACCGGCTCTCCGGCGGCGAGCGCCAGCGCATGACCATCGCCCGGCTGCTGCTCGCCCGCCAGCGGGTCGTCATCCTCGACGAGGCCACCGCCCACCTGGACAACACCTCGGAGGCGGCCGTCCAGGAGGCGCTGACCGAGGCCCTGGAGGGCCGTACGGCCGTGGTGATCGCGCACCGGCTGTCGACCGTACGGGCCGCCGACGTGATCCTCGTGGTCGAGGGCGGCCGCATCGTGGAGCGCGGCACGCACGAGGAACTCCTCGTCGCCGACGGCCGGTACGCGGAACTGCACCGCACCCAGTTCGCCAAGCAGGACGCCGAGGTGGCGGCGAGCTGA
- a CDS encoding crotonase/enoyl-CoA hydratase family protein, with the protein MPVRIERQGPVTTVVISRPEVRNAVDGPTATELADAFRAFEADPEARVAVLWGEGGTFCAGADLKAMGTERSNRVATDSDGPMGPTRLRLSKPVIAAVAGHAVAGGLELALWCDLRVAEEDAVFGVFCRRWGVPLIDGGTVRLPRLIGTSRAMDMILTGRPVAAAEAHEIGLANRVVPTGRSRVEAEQLAASIARFPQACLRGDRASVLEQEGQDEEAAMRSELRYGMGVLAEAMEGAARFAGGAGRHGSFGEV; encoded by the coding sequence ATGCCGGTCAGGATCGAACGCCAGGGCCCGGTCACGACGGTGGTGATCTCGCGCCCGGAGGTGCGCAACGCGGTGGACGGGCCGACGGCGACCGAACTCGCCGACGCCTTCCGCGCGTTCGAGGCGGATCCCGAGGCGCGGGTGGCGGTGCTGTGGGGCGAGGGCGGCACGTTCTGCGCGGGCGCGGACCTGAAGGCGATGGGCACCGAGCGGAGCAACCGCGTCGCCACGGACAGTGACGGCCCGATGGGCCCGACGAGGTTGCGCCTGTCCAAGCCGGTGATCGCCGCGGTCGCGGGCCACGCCGTCGCCGGCGGCCTGGAACTGGCCCTGTGGTGCGACCTCAGGGTCGCCGAGGAGGACGCCGTCTTCGGCGTGTTCTGCCGCCGCTGGGGCGTCCCCCTGATCGACGGCGGTACGGTCCGCCTCCCCCGCCTGATCGGCACCAGCCGGGCGATGGACATGATCCTCACCGGCCGCCCGGTCGCCGCCGCCGAGGCGCATGAGATCGGCCTGGCCAACCGCGTGGTCCCGACCGGCCGCTCCCGCGTCGAGGCGGAGCAACTGGCGGCCTCCATCGCCCGCTTCCCGCAGGCGTGCCTGCGGGGCGACCGGGCCTCGGTCCTGGAGCAGGAGGGCCAGGACGAGGAGGCGGCGATGCGGAGTGAACTCCGCTACGGGATGGGTGTGTTGGCGGAGGCGATGGAGGGGGCGGCTCGGTTCGCCGGGGGTGCGGGGCGGCACGGGTCGTTCGGGGAGGTGTGA
- a CDS encoding NAD(P)/FAD-dependent oxidoreductase → MSGLREVAGAVRHVDVLVVGAGPAGLAAAARLAAAGTRRVEVLDREQQAGGVPRHCAHGGFGPWLHPLTGPAYARLLTRAAVRAGAVVRTGVTALDWAGPSTLTAVGRGGPETIEARAVVLATGARERPRTARLVPGTRPAGVYTTGELQQAVHLYGQRIGSRAVVIGAEEVSYAAADTVRAAGAEVVAMVTDLPQAQVSPGRALNARLRQGIPLLTDAMVDELVGRGRLSAVRLRHHDGRTTVLRCDIAVFTGDFVPERELARRGDLVLDAGTRGPAVDGGLHTSRPGVFAVGSVLHPAESAATAAREGAHAADAVRRRLTGDAWPTGVPLTVAAPLRWIAPNRVTPADELPYVLRTTISLHRPVLQVTQDDRLLHRSRSLRTALPNRTVTLTASWTHRVDAGGGPVRVTVA, encoded by the coding sequence GTGAGCGGACTTCGTGAAGTCGCGGGCGCCGTACGCCACGTCGACGTCCTCGTCGTCGGCGCGGGCCCCGCCGGACTCGCGGCCGCCGCCCGCCTGGCCGCCGCCGGTACGCGCCGTGTCGAGGTGTTGGACCGGGAGCAGCAGGCCGGGGGAGTGCCCCGGCACTGCGCCCACGGCGGATTCGGCCCCTGGCTCCACCCCTTGACCGGCCCGGCGTACGCCCGCCTGCTCACCCGGGCGGCGGTGCGCGCGGGGGCGGTCGTACGGACCGGGGTGACCGCCCTCGACTGGGCGGGCCCGTCCACGCTGACCGCGGTCGGTCGGGGCGGGCCGGAGACGATCGAGGCCCGGGCGGTGGTCCTGGCCACCGGCGCCCGCGAACGCCCCCGCACGGCAAGGCTGGTGCCGGGCACCCGGCCTGCCGGGGTGTACACGACGGGCGAGTTGCAGCAGGCGGTGCACCTGTACGGGCAGCGCATCGGCAGCCGGGCGGTGGTGATCGGCGCAGAAGAGGTCTCCTACGCCGCCGCCGACACCGTACGCGCGGCGGGCGCGGAGGTCGTCGCCATGGTGACGGACCTCCCGCAGGCCCAGGTGAGCCCGGGTCGCGCCCTCAACGCCCGCCTGCGGCAGGGGATTCCGCTGCTGACCGACGCGATGGTCGATGAACTCGTCGGCCGTGGACGGCTGTCGGCCGTCCGCCTGCGCCACCACGACGGCCGTACGACCGTACTTCGTTGCGACATCGCCGTGTTCACCGGCGACTTCGTGCCCGAGCGCGAGCTGGCACGGCGTGGTGACCTCGTCCTTGACGCGGGCACGCGCGGCCCCGCCGTCGACGGTGGCCTGCACACCTCCCGGCCGGGTGTCTTCGCCGTCGGCAGCGTGCTGCACCCCGCCGAGAGCGCGGCGACGGCGGCCCGCGAGGGCGCGCACGCGGCCGACGCCGTACGGCGACGGCTCACGGGCGACGCCTGGCCGACCGGCGTTCCGCTCACCGTGGCCGCGCCCCTGCGCTGGATCGCCCCGAACCGCGTCACCCCGGCCGACGAGCTGCCGTACGTCCTGCGCACCACGATCTCGCTGCACCGCCCCGTACTTCAGGTGACCCAGGACGACCGCCTGCTGCACCGCTCACGCAGCCTGCGCACGGCACTCCCGAACCGCACCGTGACGCTGACGGCGAGCTGGACGCACCGCGTCGACGCGGGGGGCGGTCCGGTGCGGGTGACCGTTGCCTGA
- a CDS encoding NAD(P)H-dependent oxidoreductase subunit E — protein MNRTEMNLPELVRCVVDAHRQEPGPLLVVLQDIQDRLGYIDPDVVPLVAAELNLSRADVHGVVTFYRDFRSRPPGRTTVRVCRAEACRSVGAEDLLAGLEQTLGVRAGQTTPDGSVTLDQVFCLGNCALGPAAQVNGRLYGRLDRDRLAGMVQREAS, from the coding sequence ATGAACCGAACGGAAATGAATCTGCCCGAACTCGTCCGGTGCGTCGTCGACGCCCACCGGCAGGAACCGGGACCCCTCCTGGTGGTTCTCCAGGACATCCAGGACCGGCTCGGTTACATCGATCCCGACGTCGTCCCGCTCGTGGCCGCGGAGTTGAACCTGTCCCGCGCCGACGTGCACGGCGTCGTCACCTTCTACCGGGACTTCCGCTCCAGGCCGCCGGGCAGGACGACCGTACGGGTGTGCCGCGCGGAGGCCTGCAGGTCGGTCGGCGCGGAGGACCTGCTCGCCGGTCTGGAGCAGACCCTCGGCGTCCGGGCCGGACAGACCACGCCCGACGGCTCGGTGACCCTTGACCAGGTGTTCTGCCTGGGCAACTGCGCGCTGGGACCCGCGGCCCAGGTCAACGGCCGGCTGTACGGGCGTCTCGACCGGGACCGGCTGGCCGGCATGGTGCAGCGGGAGGCGTCATGA
- a CDS encoding OFA family MFS transporter, translating into MSFLDREHTVARPGYSRWLIPPAALAIHLCIGQVYATSVYKTALVQDFGTTLTSIGVIFSIAIVMLGVSAAVMGTWVDKVGPRKAMFTAACCWSAGFLIGALGIATDQLWLVYVGYGFIGGIGLGIGYISPVSTLIKWFPDRPGLATGMAIMGFGGGALVASPLSRELLAFYDGHGDTAAVASGGAVAKLFVTLGVVYFLVMMLGVFTVRVPAPGWRPDGFDPAQLKAKPMVTTAHVSAANAIRTPQFWLLWTALFCNVTAGIGILEQAAPMIQDFFRKGETSSVTVAAAAGFVGLLSIFNMTGRFAWSSASDFIGRKPIYVVYLGVGMVLYTLLALVGSTSTALFVLLAAVIISFYGGGFATAPAYLRDLFGTYQVGAIHGRLLTAWSMAGVVGPLIINGILDARGTPGELTASDYRPALFTMVGVLAVGFVANLLVRPVAARWHEPAGTPQTSAAAQAAAPN; encoded by the coding sequence CTGTCCTTCCTGGACCGCGAGCACACGGTTGCCCGGCCCGGCTACAGTCGTTGGCTGATACCACCCGCTGCGCTCGCCATCCATCTCTGCATCGGCCAGGTCTACGCCACCAGCGTCTACAAGACCGCGCTGGTCCAGGACTTCGGCACGACGCTCACCTCGATCGGTGTCATCTTCTCCATCGCCATCGTCATGCTCGGCGTCTCGGCGGCGGTCATGGGCACCTGGGTCGACAAGGTCGGCCCGCGCAAGGCGATGTTCACCGCCGCCTGCTGCTGGTCCGCCGGATTCCTCATCGGCGCCCTCGGCATCGCCACCGACCAACTGTGGCTCGTCTACGTCGGCTACGGCTTCATCGGCGGCATCGGACTCGGCATCGGCTACATCTCCCCGGTCTCCACGCTCATCAAGTGGTTCCCCGACCGGCCGGGCCTGGCCACCGGCATGGCCATCATGGGCTTCGGCGGCGGCGCCCTCGTCGCCTCCCCGCTCTCCCGTGAGCTGCTCGCCTTCTACGACGGCCACGGCGACACGGCGGCGGTCGCCTCCGGCGGCGCGGTCGCCAAGCTGTTCGTGACCCTGGGAGTCGTCTACTTCCTGGTCATGATGCTGGGCGTCTTCACCGTCCGCGTCCCGGCCCCCGGCTGGCGGCCGGACGGTTTCGACCCGGCGCAGCTGAAGGCCAAGCCGATGGTGACCACCGCGCACGTCTCCGCCGCCAACGCCATCAGGACACCGCAGTTCTGGCTGCTGTGGACGGCGCTGTTCTGCAACGTCACCGCGGGCATCGGCATCCTGGAGCAGGCCGCCCCGATGATCCAGGACTTCTTCCGCAAGGGGGAGACGTCGAGCGTGACCGTGGCCGCCGCGGCCGGGTTCGTGGGCCTGCTGTCGATCTTCAACATGACCGGCCGCTTCGCCTGGTCCTCCGCCTCGGACTTCATCGGCCGCAAGCCGATCTACGTGGTCTACCTCGGTGTCGGCATGGTCCTCTACACCCTGCTCGCCCTGGTCGGGTCCACGTCCACGGCCCTGTTCGTCCTCCTGGCCGCCGTCATCATCTCCTTCTACGGCGGCGGTTTCGCGACGGCTCCCGCCTATCTGCGGGACCTGTTCGGGACGTACCAGGTCGGTGCCATCCACGGCCGGCTGCTCACCGCGTGGTCCATGGCGGGCGTCGTCGGACCGCTGATCATCAACGGCATCCTCGACGCGCGGGGCACCCCCGGCGAGCTGACCGCGAGCGACTACCGGCCGGCGCTGTTCACCATGGTCGGTGTCCTGGCGGTCGGCTTCGTCGCGAACCTGCTCGTCCGGCCCGTCGCCGCCCGCTGGCACGAACCGGCCGGGACGCCGCAGACCAGCGCGGCCGCGCAGGCCGCCGCCCCCAACTGA
- the cbbX gene encoding CbbX protein yields MTGGDQGRPAFGMRPSAPGTEAAADDPVEQLLPDDATVDLDAERRKSGVDDVLDALDRELVGLRPVKTRIRQIAALLLVDRQRARFGLSSNRPNLHMSFTGSPGTGKTTVALRMAALLKQLGYLERGHLVTVTRDDLVGEYVGHTAPKTKEVLKRAMGGVLFIDEAYYLYRAENERDYGQESIEILLQVMENQRDDLVVVLAGYKDRMDTFFQSNPGMSSRIAHHIDFPDYSLEELEQISELIVREQGYELSPAARSTVRDYLERRREQPRFANARSVRNAVERARLRQANRLVDGDAGALGKDDLMRLEPEDFLASRVFAAGPN; encoded by the coding sequence ATGACCGGCGGCGACCAGGGGCGTCCGGCCTTCGGTATGCGCCCCTCCGCACCCGGCACCGAGGCGGCCGCCGACGACCCGGTGGAGCAACTCCTGCCGGACGACGCGACGGTGGACCTGGACGCGGAGCGGCGCAAGTCGGGCGTGGACGACGTACTGGACGCGCTGGACCGTGAACTGGTCGGCCTGCGCCCGGTGAAGACCCGCATCCGGCAGATCGCGGCGCTGCTGCTCGTCGACCGGCAGCGGGCGCGGTTCGGCCTCTCGTCCAACCGGCCCAACCTGCACATGTCGTTCACCGGCAGTCCCGGCACGGGCAAGACGACGGTGGCCCTGCGGATGGCCGCGCTGCTCAAGCAGCTCGGCTATCTGGAGCGCGGCCATCTGGTCACCGTCACCCGGGACGACCTGGTCGGCGAGTACGTCGGGCACACCGCGCCGAAGACGAAGGAGGTCCTCAAACGCGCCATGGGCGGCGTGCTGTTCATCGACGAGGCCTACTACCTGTACCGCGCGGAGAACGAGCGCGACTACGGGCAGGAGTCCATCGAGATCCTGCTGCAGGTGATGGAGAACCAGCGCGACGACCTCGTGGTCGTCCTGGCCGGCTACAAGGACCGGATGGACACCTTCTTCCAGTCCAACCCCGGGATGAGTTCACGCATCGCCCACCACATCGACTTTCCCGACTACTCGCTGGAGGAGCTGGAGCAGATCAGCGAACTCATCGTGCGCGAGCAGGGATACGAGCTGTCCCCGGCGGCCCGTTCCACCGTCCGGGACTATCTGGAACGGCGCCGCGAGCAGCCGCGGTTCGCCAACGCCCGCAGTGTCCGCAACGCCGTGGAGCGCGCCCGGCTGCGGCAGGCCAACCGGCTGGTGGACGGTGACGCGGGGGCGCTGGGCAAGGACGACCTCATGCGGCTGGAGCCGGAGGACTTCCTCGCCAGCCGGGTGTTCGCCGCAGGGCCGAACTGA